ACACAGTTGGGGCGTAAAAGAGATCCCAAACGAGCCCTACTGACTTCGGTTGGTGGGCTTGTTTTTGTTTAGGTAAGGAAAATTTTCCTGAGCAAATAATTATAACGCGGCATGAAGGCCTGAATCTTCTTTACCATTAAACCCAATCTCCCTTTTAAGTATTTACATATAGTAATCTGTACCCGATTGGAAAGGAGGAATTACTATGGGAGAAGCTGTTGGAGGATACAGCAGAGGTTGTGGTGTTGGTGGAAGTACAGGGGCAATTTTAGTTCTGTTCATTTTGTTGGTTATCATTACTAGTGCGTTCTGTTACTAAACTAATGTGTATTCTTAAATAACCTCATACGATACAAGAGACCACAGAGGCATAACGCCAATGTGGTCTTATTTGATTTTTATTTATATTAAGCTAGCGGAGCTTTTATCTATTTTTGTTATTCTTGAAAAGATCTTGCTAGCAGGGTCTTTTTTATTTGGGAATGATAAATTTCCCTTGCCATTAAACTCAATCTTTATTTTATATTTTCACATATAGTAAGGTGTACTCAATTGAAAATAGAGGAATTACTACGGGAGAAATTGCTGGAGGTTACGGCAGAGGGCCTCCGCTTCCGTAATCTTGGTTCTGTTCGTCCTGTTGGTAATTATCTCATCCGATTTGAGTACACTAACTCATTACTTGTTCGTAGCTATTGGTATAATTCTTGGACTCGCAGTCAGCATAGTGTCGCGCTTTCGTAGCCCTAAAAATAACTGATTAATGACGGGTAGATTAGTGGATAATGCTCATTAAAATAAACAAGCTGGCTTCAGTGAAGTTTCTAAACTAACAAGTAATCGAGGGCACGGGGTTTCCCCTGCGCCCTGCTTTTCCTCACTAGTAGATGTCTAGTATCTGTTTATTCTGTTCGGTGTGTGTCGTTGTCGTTATCTTCAGTAGCTTTAGCCACTTTATTGCCCAACGAAGCGCCTACGATGCCACCTACGACGGTTCCAACAGGACCCAAAGCGGAACCCACGACAGCGCCCACAGCACCACCACCCGCGGTTCCTACAGTTTCTCCAGCGCCAAAGCCATCCGTATTGGTCGTGTTACGGTCAGAACCATCTTTTCGATTGTTGTCATTATTTTTAGTCATCTAATCTCACTCCCTCGTTTTATGAATGCTGCTCCTTATGGTGCAGTCCCAAAATATATCTTGCCCTAACCAGTCTGAAAGGATTCTTAATTATAAATCCACGGGAATGTAGATGCGGATATTATTCACATTGACTTAAGAACATTAGTTCGTACATAATACAAACAAACGTTCTTATTAGGAGTGAATAACATGCCAGTGAAGTATCTTGAGAAAATCATCGAAATCATGTATCAATCAGGAAAAATCACGCAGCGGCGTATTGAAGTGAATAGTATCCATAACGGATTGATTAGAGCTACCTGTCTAATGACTGGATCACCACGCACATTCCGTATCGATAACATATTGGCATGGCAAGCTCCAAGAACAGCAGTACGGGAGGCAGTCTAATGCTAGCTGATGCGGAGCGTAAGCTATTAAGGGTGCTATATAACTATTGTAGGCGGCACAATGTAATTCCGACCATGGGAGATTTGGAACGACTGACAGGCAGGAATATGAACAGCGTACGGGAAAGTCTGAACGAGTTGGAGAGTCTGAACTACATCTTTTGGGAAGACAAAGCTTCAATGAGTTCAATTCAGATTATAGAAGGATGGGAGAGAGAGAAGAGTAAACCTGCAACTCCTCTGGCATCAAAGGACAACACCAATTATTGGGTGGAACATTGAAAGTCAAAGAAGACCACAAGGGATTATCTCCGATGTGGTCTTGCTTTAAGTTACCCTCTGACTTCGTTTTGCAGCTATATGTAATTCTTCCTTAATGTTCATGATTATTTATCCTTAAATTTAGTGCGAACTTCATCAAAGGATTGTTTCATTTGCTCATCTGTTTCCGTTGAGATAAACCCCCACCCAAATTTATCATCCATTATCAAAGCGATAAATTCTTTGTCTCCGTCACCTCGCATGAGAGTTAAGGTCCCTTTTTTACCAGCACTTTCATAGTCAGTTGTTTCAACCACTCTCGGATTTAAAAACATCTTATTTTTTTCGGTGACCATCGAAATGGTAAACTCAAGTATTTGTTTAGTGTCAGGGTGAACTTTTTCATCGACAAACTTCTTCTTCGCATCAAGATCAGTTCCATTCAGGTAAGTATTTACGTATTCAATAGATAATTTCTCCCCAGGTGTTAGTTCTTTTTCCTTTTCAGGTTCAACGGTTGGCTCGGATTTTTCCACTGGAGTTTGCGTTCCTTCGACTTGGGGAGTGGTTGCAGTCTCATTCGTTAACACGTTATTTGAGTTGTTGTTACACCCTGCTAAAAGTACGAACGTTAACATTAGAGAAAATATAATAGCTTTCTTCAATAAGTGGTACCCTCCTTTATTTTCTAAACTATTTTGATATGTCTACCAAAAAAATGTAGGGATAGCTCTTTCAGAACTAAGAAAATATCGCGACGTGAAAAGCATTTGTGTGGGTGCCCTACGAGGATATTGAACGCATAGAACGGACTACTCAGATACTGCATTAAATAAGATCACATTGGCGTTATGCCTTTGTGGTCTCTTCATTGCACTATCGTATCCGTTAGCTCAGTAACAGTCAGCTGAAGAAAACAGTATCTCCCCTACCTAATTCAGTGAGTAATTGGCGCATTTTCGATTTGCCTCGCACATGCACTTAAATAAGATCCCTACATTACTTTGTTGGGGATACGAGTACTAATCTTCTGGCATTTGCCAACCCGTTTCCTCATCCCAAATGGCATCCGTATCATCTAGATGCACATGCCAATCCCCATTAGAAATACTTCTTCTAATATCCGTCAAACAGGTCAACCAATAAAACAGCGCATGCAATGTATCTTCAAAATCATCTGAAAAGGGTAGCTTTGTTGAACCTGCAAAGATCACTGTTGGTTCATCCTGATCATAGTCATAAACACAAAATGTTTCTCCAATATCCTTCATTTCAAAACCCGCATTGTATTTATCAATGATGGCCGTTATCTCTTGCTCCTCACTGTTGGTAAGGTTATAGTTTCTCATACAAGTGTAATAAACAGAAACTCCCATGCTACATTTCTCCTTTTTCTCAGTGTATCAGAACTAATGTTCCCATGTACAATTAATCGACGATGTTTACTTTTTTGCTCCTATACTATTCTACTTACATTTCATTGCTAATTAAAGTATCTTAATTCCTAAGTTTCAGTCAATTACCCTTCTTTACTCTTAATTCTCAGGATATACAAGGGCTGCGCCGTCCTTCGCTTACAGAGAAAACAAAGCCGTTTGTCTAGAAATATATAAAGATGGTGAAACTTTCTTAAATTTTCAAAAAAGAGGCACTCCATCTACATGATGAAATGCTTCTTCAACTTCTTTTACCAGCGGAAAGCGCAGTTACTTCCCTCTTGAATAACTTACAAAACCTTGTCTTTCTATAGTTTTAACAATGATCACTAAAGAACCTACGTTCTCATTATTATTCCATATTAATCCATTGTAAGTAAATATTCATTGCATTAAACTGCCCGTTAGCTTAACAAAGGGCCACCTCTCGGCAACCCTTATGTATTGTGCTATAGTGTCCCGTTAGCGTAAGAATATTATCTACCACATCATTAAGCCGTTATTTATATTCAGATGTTTTTTCTGCCCAGCGTCTTATAACTGCTTGATGATTAATTATTATTCTGTCTTGCTTTAACCACTCTCGGTATTTTTTCCTCGAAAATGGATAATACATGTGAAATCAATTTTTCGCTCGGGATCATGTTATCTTTCAAAACAGCATATATAAGGTTCAAGAAAGTCTTCGCATCTTGTTCAGTTAAACTTTTGATTGATTCCATGGTGCTATCATTCGAGAAATTTTCTTCCTTCGTCTCCATAACTATTCCTCCATATCTATGTATCATTTATTCTTCCTACACGACATTATATATGAGTCCCTTGGATATAACGCTTTTAGTCGTTGAAAAGTTGCTTTAACCAGCCCGTTAGCTTAATCACTAACATAACTAAACTAACCTTCAAAAACTAGCAATGGACGTCGCTCACATAAATGTAACATCAATAATTCATTTGGGATATCGTGTAAATGAAGATTTGCAATGCCTATCGTATTTTGTACTCGTAGGTTTCCCCATTTATTTCTATCTCTGCATTTAAGGGCTTCTTATCTGTTGTTACTATTTCCTTGGGAATCTCAGCTAAATAGAGTAGGGTGCCTGTCTTTAAAGGCTCAATACTTGATATATTGGCGTAAGTAAAATCCTCACCACTACCCTCTTCAAGAACTTTAAAGGTATTGTACTCATACTTGTTGTCATATTTAATTTTAACGTCCGCTAATTTGTCGGCTGTTTTACCTAACTCGGTAAGGTTTTTGATCTTTAAGGTGATCGCCAAATAGGTAGTCGCACAGGAAATGGATATCAGCCGTGGTGCAGCTCAGACAATGTTGGATAGAGCAGAAGTGAAAATAAAAGACAACAAAGCAAATAGCCTATTCCTTGTGGGATAGGTTTTTATCTGTCATAAATCTACAACATATAGTATATTCAAAAATGGTAATACAAAATAATCCAATAGGGGTGTTATTTTGACAAATCGTATCTCGAAGAAGGAAAGAAATCTCATTATTAATAGTCAAGTAATTGAGGACTATATGTGGTTAAAGGTTTTACTTGAATCAAAATGGTCTCTATTAATTAATGAGGTTCCAGACGAACACAAAACAGATTTTCAATTTGTAGTTCCATATATACTAAAACAATGCGGTGATGAATGGAAGGGTGATGAATCGGTATTACATCCTGTCGAAGACTTAGGAGATGGAAGGCGAGCCTGTGGTCTTTGCGGTAGGGAAAATAGGTATATCTACTACATCCAAAATAGACTTAATGGGAATAAGTTAAATGTTGGTGGAGACTGTGTGGAAGATTATGTTGACATCGACTTTTTACATGAAGGTAACTCCAGAGGGCAATTATTTAGAAAGGCAAAGGAAATAAGAAGAAGAAGAGGGTTGATTAATCAACGATTTCCCGGTATACAAAATAGAATTGATAATTGGTTAAACAAAGTAGTGAAATATGATATTGTATTGCCTACACATCTAGAAGAACCCTATTTATTTCAAGGGGCAAAACTTCGGGAATTGCATAATACATTTCTGAGAAGAGAAGCAGATGAAGCAATTCTTGATGAAATGGAAGATATTCTAAACAAGGAGATAGAATATATACGTACATTCGATGAAAATCAACTTCATAATCGTGAAAATCAATTCATTGCTACAAAAAGAATTATGACTTGGCTAGAAAATCGGCGTGATCATAAGACTATGAAAACGCTCAAACAAAACGGAGTTATAACAAAAGAGACAATTTCATGCATATGGGAGAGCAGCTTTGTAGAAAAGAGCTCGGACCTAATTTCTGGACTCTTTAAATCAACAAGCTTCGAAATAATTGAAATTGATTATGATAACGATGGATTTATAATAAAAAAGGAACCTTCAAAATTGGAGTTGATCTTAAAATTCGATAAATTTTTCTCGAATTTTGGTGAGAGAATTATGGGGCATAACACGAATGCTGCGTTTTCGGATAACAATATTTCAAAATTAAGTTCAATATATGGAACTAATTCACCTTATGTGTTTCGAGATGAATTAAAAAAGAAGATTGGAGCTTGGAGTGTAGGAATTAGTATATTAGATGAAGAAGTGGAGCATAACCACGGATATTTGTTGGACAAAAGAAACCAAACCTATGTCCAAGTCAAGCTAAACGAACTTGTGGCGGAAGCTAAAGGAATCGTTTTAGGGTTGAATAACCCCGATAGAAATAAATTTGAAAAATATGTTCGTGAAAAAGTGGGGAAAAGGTATAATTTTGTATTACACATGCCACCTATAATTAGAGAGACTAATTAATCGTGGAGGAGCTTCACTACGAAACCTACAATAGATGAACCGATATACATACAACCTGAGAAGTGTGTTAGATGTGTATGGGGTGAGTGGATAGGCACTAAACAGTATTGTGGTAAGCAGAAGAAGCAGTGTGTAAAGAAGGTAAATCCTTCCTGATGTCGAATTGTGATGCTGGGAGGCAGATATTATGGATTGGAAAGTAGAGATGTTTGATTGGGAAATGATTTCGAATGTGGCAGTACCATTTATTATAGCTATCATTGCAATTTTGGTGGCGTTCGCTGCGGTACGCTCAGTCCTTAATTCGCTTCCAGATAGATTGGCTGAACTATTAAAAATAGTGGCGATTAAAATATGTTTAGCTGCAGGAGCAATATCATATTATATTGCCAGTCATATATGGGAATCGAGATAAGTACCTTAACGGGTGCTTTTTTCTATTTTACATAAAGGAGCTGATAACGATGGCATTGACAGCCAAACAGCAAATGTTCGTAAAAGAATACCTGATTGACCTGAATGCCACTGTTTAGATACAGCGTTAAGAATGCGGTTAAGATCACTCTAATTTATATTATGACCTAATGGTATGTGCAGGTTCGAATCCTGTCAAGAGTGAAAATTCACGTTGTTGGTTGTTGCTACTCTAGTGAAACCATTGCTGCATAAGGTTTTTTTGTGTTCGTATATTTGTTCGCTTTTGTTCGTTTTTAGTGCCGTTTTTCAATTTTCGGCACCAGATTCGGCACCAGATAGGAGGGAGATTTTTATATCTTTAGGCAAATACGAAGACCGCTGAGGTTGGGTAGTTTGTATGAGATCCTGAATCCATAGGAATCAAGAAGAGAGCAGCACCCGACACAATCATGTACCTGTTTGACGGCGTAATAGCCGCAAGGGTAGAGAATGCGGGATAACTGTTCTCTTTTGGTTTAATAATAGAGCTTGACGGTTAAATGCTGGAAGGCGCGCCTATGAGAGGGTTTAGTGTAGTAGAAACATAACGGTCTCCAAAACCGTAGTCGGTGGTTCAATTCCATCAGCCTTTGTTGATTATGTGGTAATAAGTGGAAGTTTTCCTTTGATGTCGAATTGTGATGTTGAGGGAGGTGAAGGATATGCCAAAAACACATGAAGAAATTGCAGATGAAATTGTCCAGGCGGCTATGACAGCGAGAGGTCAAACGCTCTCCGGAATGGGTAGCAACAATGCGGCTGTCGGCGCTAACCATTTACAACAGTTGAGCAAT
The nucleotide sequence above comes from Paenibacillus sp. IHBB 10380. Encoded proteins:
- the yjcZ gene encoding sporulation protein YjcZ, whose translation is MGEAVGGYSRGCGVGGSTGAILVLFILLVIITSAFCY
- a CDS encoding glycine zipper domain-containing protein, which encodes MTKNNDNNRKDGSDRNTTNTDGFGAGETVGTAGGGAVGAVVGSALGPVGTVVGGIVGASLGNKVAKATEDNDNDTHRTE